In Stanieria sp. NIES-3757, the DNA window AAATTCAACCGCGTAATTTAGAAGCTTCAATTCGTTTAGACAATACTTTACTGAAAAAAAATCCCCAAACCGATGTCAAGAAAATTCTTGAATCCCTTGTCGCAGAAGAGCCTCAATCATCATCCCAAACAGAGCAACTTGCTACAAATAAATCAGTAATAGTTCTACCCCAACGCGAGTGTCCCACGGTTTCAATTATTATTCCAGTCTACAACCAACTTCAATACACGCTTCAATGTTTACAAGCCTTAGTCAATCAGATTCAAGCCACAACTTTAGTTGAAGTTATTGTTATTAATGACTGTTCTCAGGACAAAACTCAAGAGACATTAAGTGAGATTGAAGGCTTAATTTTGATTAATAATAACGAGAATTTAGGCTTTATTCATTCTTGTAACAAAGGTGCAGCACTAGCTAAGGGTAAATATCTTTACTTCCTCAATAATGATACTGAGATCCGTCCCAACTGCATTGAAAGTTTAATTGATGTCTTCCTCCAAGACGAACAGGTAGGTGCAGTAGGCTCGAAACTAATCTATCCCCAAGGCTCTCTTCAAGAAGCTGGTGGAATTATTTGGCAAGATGCTTCTGGTTGGAATTATGGCAGAAATGATAATCCTCATGACCCTCAATACAATTACTTACGCGAGGTAGATTATTGTTCTGGAGCAAGTTTAATGGTGAAAAAAGTCATTTTTGAAGCCTTAAAGGGCTTTGAAACCGATTTTGCTCCTGCTTATTACGAAGATACAGACTTATGCTTTGCTATTCGCCATCATTTAGGCTTAAAAGTCATGTATCAGCCAAAATCTGAAGTAGTCCATTATGAAGGTATCACTTCAGGAACTTCTACCAATAGCGGTACCAAAAAATATCAAGTAATCAATGCAGCTAAATTTAAACAAAAGTGGCAATCAGCCTTAGCAACGGAACTGTATCAACCTAATCAAGGTGCAGAGAATGTGCCTCAAACTGCAAGGAAATACTTAGGGCAAAAAACTATTTTAGTGATAGATACTTATATGCCCTGCTATGACAAAGAATCTGGCTCAAAACGTCTCTTCCATCTTCTGACAATCTTTAAAGAACTTAATTATCACGTTATCTTTGCAGCCGATAATGGTGTTAAAGACGAACCCTACACCTCGATTCTCCAAAATCTTCAAATTGAAGTTCTCTACACTCAAGACGGTTACGGAACAATTCCTGAAGAACAGATCAAAGCTAGATTACCTTTAGTAAATTTTGCCTGGATTTGTCGCCCCGAACTTAACGAAAAATACATCCCAATCATTCGGCAACAACCAAATATCAAAATTATCTATGACACTATCGACTTACATTATTTGAGAATGAAACGTGCTTGGGAATTAGCTCCAGAAAGAAATATGCAAGCAGCAACTGAATGGATCAATATGCAAGCCAGAGAACTAACAATTTCTCATCAAGCAGATGTAACTATTACAGTTACTTCTGTAGAAAAAAACATACTACAAGAGCAGGGTGTTTCTAATGTAGCAGTTGTTCCTAATCTTCATACTCCTTATTTAGGTGAAACTAAAGATTTTCATAGTAGAGAAAATATTTTATTTATCGGTAGTTACACCCATCCTCCTAATGTAGATGCTGTGTTATGGTTGTGTGAAGAAATTATGCCATTAGTATGGGCAAAAATACCGAACCTTAAGGTAACTTTACTCGGCAGTAATCCTACTCCAGAAGTAAAACAATTAGAAAGCGATCGCATTATTGTACCTGGTTATATTGCTGATGTAAGTTCATATTTTTTAAGCCATCGAGTGTTTGTTTCTCCTTTAAGATACGGCGCAGGAATGAAAGGAAAAATCGGGCAAAGTTTGGAATATGCTTTACCAGTTGTTTCTACTTCTGTTGGTATAGAAGGAATGAATTTAATTCACGAAGAAAATATTTTAGAAGCAAATAATACTGAGGAATTTGCAAATCAAATTTTAAGACTTTATCAAGATAAAAATCTTTGGAATCAGTTAGCAAGCAAATCTCAAGAAGCACTTATTCCTTATAGTTGTGAAGTAGTTAAAGCTTCTTTGAGAAAATTTTTGATGATTTAATTTTTTATTTTAAAAAATTAAATATCTATCGATATTTCAAGTCAATAATTAATTAAAATTAAACTTATTTTTATGAGCGTACAAAATATTAGCCAAGCTTCGCAAAAACTATCAATACAAGAATGTTTAGATCGAGGAGCCTTATTAATTAAAGAAGGAAACATACAACAAGCTATTGAAATTTATCAACAAGGCTTAAGCTACCATACTAATTCTGCAAGTATTTATTTTAAGTTGGGCATAGCTTTGCTAGAACAAGGCAATTTATCAGAAGCTTATGAGAATTTCTACAAATCAGTCGCACTTGAAGCTGATTTTCATTGGGGTCATTATGGTTTAGGACTTTTTTTTGCACAACAGGGTAAATTATCTGAAGCAGTCGATGCTTATCAACAAGCATTAACTCTTAACCCAGATGATTTTTTAATTCATCAAAAACTTGGAGAAATTTTTTTGGAACAGAATCAGCTAGATTTAGCTGAACAACATTTTCTCGAAGTAATCAAATTAAATGACAATTTTCATTGGGCTTATTATCGTCTTGGTCAAGTTTATGAAAGATTATCGAAATTAGATGAGGCAAAAAATTGCTTTCTCAAGACAATCGAAATCGAGCCTGATTTTCAACTCGCCAAAAAACATTTAGCTTCAGAATCATTTGAAGAAATTATTAAAAAAGCTAATAGTGATTTTGAAAATCAACAGTTTCAAAAAGCTTTGACTATGTATGAAGTGTCATTAGCTTTCAATCCTAATCACTATCATTCCATGTTGCGTAAAGGAGAATGTCTATTTAGATTAAAAAGATATTCTGATGCGGAACAAACACTACTAATAGTCAATCAAAAATTCGGCGATCAATTTTGGCTTTTAATTTGTCTTGGAGAAGTTTATTTTCACCAATCCAAAATTAAAGAGGCAATTGTATCTTTTGAAAAAGCAATCAATATAGATAACAAAAATTTATGGTGCTGGCATTTATTGGGCAAGTCTTACCAAGCTATTAATGAATATCAACAAGCGTTAGCTTGTTTTAATCAAGTTGTTGAAATTGACTCGAATAATGCTCTTGGTTATCTTGGTTTAGCTGAACTAGAAAAAGAACAAGGAAATAAATCAGAAGCACAAGTTTATTGGTGCAAAGCTATTGAATATCAACCTCACAATAAATGGTCTTATATTAGTCTAGGATATTCTTACCTTGAAGATAAAAAAAATGAACAAGCAGAAGACATTTTTAATCAAGCTCTCAGCTTTTTTGGAGAAGATTTTGATGTTATTTTTGCAGCAGCACACGCATATTTATCAAAACGAGATTGGCATAAATCTGCTCAAATGCTTGAACAGGCTTTAGCGATTTGTCCTAATAACGAAGAAGTTAAAGTTAGATTACTAGAGTTATATTGCTATTCAGGTGATTTAAATAAAGCTAAAGATTATTTTAATAGCTTAACAATAACTACTGTACCACCTAATTCTTACTATCAAGCTGTAGCTAAATTATTTTGTGAATTGGGAGAATGGGAAAAAGCTTTTGATTTTGCAGCAGAAGCAATTCTTAAAGAACCTACCAACATACACAATCATAGTTTATTTATTAAAGTTGTGCGTAAGAGTAAAAAATTTAAGGAGGCTTTAAATGTCATAGAACAAGAGCTTGACAATCCAGAAATCAGAACTAATTTTTTACTAATCAAAACTGCCATCCTCGAACAGTTAATAGAACCAATTAACGAAGCGAGACAATGTCTATCTTTAATAAAACAAGAAAATTCATGCTCACGAGATTTAGTTATTTGTGAAAACCGATTAAGATTAAAAGAAAATATTTTTTCTGATCAACTTTCTCAAGTAGAATCAATTAAAACGAAAATATTTTACTGTACAGATAAAGCTTATAGTCTACCAACTCTAGTTTCTATATTTTCACTACATAAACATAATAAACATAAACTAAAAAATAATCCGATTTATGTTGTAGCAGATGAGCCTACTTTAAAATTAATCAAAGAAGCTTATCAAGTTTTAGCTCAAAACTTAAATTTAATCATCGAGTTTATCGATATTGAATCTTTATTCAAAGGGCTTAGTGATTATAACCTTACTACTGGTTATGGTGTTTTTACGGGAGGAGATTCTCTTTCTAGAACAGCTTATTATAGACTGTTTTTTGGTCAAGTATTAAATGATATTAGTCCGAATTCTCGCTGGCTATATATAGATTCGGATACTATTATTCTTGATTCTCTTGAAGAAATTGATTATTTAGATTTTAATGGTTATCCCATTGCAGCTCGTAGAGAAAGACTAAAATCTGAAATAGAAGAAGCAATTAAAACTAATAATTTAAAAAGTGGAAGATATTATAATTCTGGAGTCATTGCTTTTGATTCAAATCATCCCAAATTAACTGATTTATTAAATAAAGCAGTTAGAATTGCAGTCGAAGAAGGACATAAACTTCTTTACCACGATCAATGCGCTTTAAACATAGCATTTGATGGTCAAATTGCCGATTTATCTCCTCGCTTTAACGATTTCTATCCTCCTTATGACCAAAGAACATTCGATGAATTAATGTTAAGAGACCAGAGTTTAATTATTCACTTATTAGATCGACCTAAACCTTGGGATTCTCTTAATAAGCATCAAGGCTCTATCTTATGGTTTCAATTATTAGAAGATATGTCAAGATTTTTGCCAACAAAATATATGTACGAGCTTTTTGAAGTACTTCAATCTTCTATCTAGTTTATTCAATAACAATCTGTCTAAATTATTGTTAAATTTGTACTTTGTGGAAAAAGAAATTATGGCTGCAACTAAAAAACTTTATATTCATGTTGGGCATCAAAAATGCGGTTCTACAACTATCCAACACTGGTTAAAAAAGCATGAAAAAAATTTAGAAACAATGGGGATAAAATACCTAAGAGCTGGTAGAGGCGAATTAGGAAACTCTTATGTTCATCATGAACTTGCTTTGGAGGTATTAACAAATAATTTAAAAGATGGAAAAAATAATATATTTGATAACCTTAAACAAGAAATAAATAATTCTGATGCAGAGCATTTTATAATTAGCGCAGAAAATTTCATTCAGATAACAGAAAAAAAACAACTGCTACAGTTACGTGATTGTCTTCCCACTAATCTAGAATTAAATTTAGTTTTTATTTATAGAAATCAATATCAATGGTTATCTTCTCAATGGGCTCAATTGGCAAAAAATGGAACTACTTTTGATGACTTTGATACTTGGTTTGAGCGTTTTGCCCAGTCTTTACGTGCCTTAAGATATAATGAAATCTGCGATTTTTGGGATCAATATTTTCAACCTTCTTATTTACATGTTTTGTCTTTTGAAGATTTAGTTTATTCCAATAGTGGTTTATTAAGTAATTTTTTTGATTTGATTGGAATTGACAGTATACCTTCTGATTTATTTCAAGAATCTAAAAACTACAATATCTCACCTTCTTATAAAACAATTCTTTTATGTCAACAAATATTTTCTTGTATCAAAGAAACTGAAGAGCTGTTATGGTTATTTCAACAAGAAGAACATATTAGAATAAGAGAAATAATTTCTAAATATATACAAGAATTTTCTCAAGATAGAGGATTTAATCAAGAAAAAATTGATTTTATGTCTCTGGAACAGAAAAAACTTGTATTTGATTACTATTATGGTTCTAATCTAGAGTTAATAGATAGATTTGCCTCGCGAGATAAATTTAAGCTTTTTCTAAAAGCACCTACAGAATCAAAAAATTATATGGATCTAAAAAATATAATGACCGATTTATCTCCATCATTATTAAATGAGGCAATGGCATTTGTTATGATTCAATTAGCTGAATCTAAATAGATATTACTTTTTTAGGCACAAATAAAGCAATTAATCAAAGACAAATCCTTTTATAAATTTTAGGTTTTTGTTTAATTTCGCGGTGGATTTATATAAGTTGAAAATATAGATTAAGTTGAGTTTGAAAATAACTAATATCACAGCATAATCTATTAAAATTGGGTTAAAAAGATGAAGGCTATTAAGGAGCTAGCTCAAATATGTAACAAAGTTTTGTAAAATTTATTGGTTTATAACAATTATTTGACTAAATATTGATAACAATGAGGTGAAAAATGGTTACTAATAACAAATCTATAGAAAAAGCAAAAGCAAATTTTGAAAAAGGTAATGAATTAAAAGAGCAAGGAAATTTTGAAGAATCGATCCAAAGCTATCAGCAAGCAATCAAAATTAAACCTAACTATACTCAACCATTACCCAAGTTAGCCGAAATTTATGAATCTCAACAAAACTGGTCAGAAGCAGTTAAATGCTATCAACGAATGATTGGTTTAAATCCAGTAAATCATGCTCCTTATCTGAAATTAGCTAAAGTTTTACAACAACAAAACAAAATTCATGGCGCGATCGCAGCTTATCAAGAAGCAATTGAGTTAAAACCCGATCTTCCTGCTCAAGTTTACAAACAATTAGGAGATTTACTTCTACAAGAAAGAGATGAAGTAGAAGTTGCAATTGGCTATTATCAAAAAGCAGTAGAATTAAATTCCAAATGGAATGCTGGTTTTTATACTAAATATGCCAATACATTGATGAAACAAAAACGTTTTGATGAGGCGATCGCTTATTATCAAAAAGTGATTCAACTTAAACCAGACTTGGCCAAAGCTTATCTATCTTTAGGTGATGCGTTGTTTAAAAAAGGACAACTTGATGAAGCAATGGCTAGTTATCAGAAAGCAATTCAGCTTCAACCAAATTTTGTAGGAGCATATAAAAAATTAGGAGATATTTTCAAACACAAAGATCACTTAGATACAGCAATTCGTTGTTATCAAAAAGCTATCGAAATTAAACCAGATGCTACTTATATTTTCCGTTTACTCGGCGATATTTTGAAACAACAGGGTAAAGAACAAGAAGCCGAACAATATTATGCTCGTGCTACTCAATAATTAATTATAAGATATCAAATAAAGTTTTAAAGAGTCGGTTCATGTTTAATTTGAACCACTTTTTTTTATGATTTAAACTAGGCAATTAAATAATAAATATTCAAATTTGATGATCCCGAGTTCCTTAACGTTTTAGATAAATAAGACTAAGAGGAATAATACTTTCGTCTTCTAAAACAGCTTGTAACTCTAATTCAGCTTCTGAACCCATAGCTGTTACTGAAAAAGGAGTTTCAAAACCACTATTAGCTGCTGCTGGTATATCTGGATAGTGCTGAATAATTGCTGGGCGAGGTTGTTCAACTGGAGTTTCAATCAAAATTTTTCCTTGGTAAATGATTCTAACTTTTTTAGCTAGTGACTTTTTACCTAATACCCATCCTTTAAATAAGATAGAACCTGCAATAGCTTTACTTTCTGAAAGAGGAGAACCAATTCCAAAACCCCATAAAGCTTCAAAATCTTTTTGGGGTAAACGTTTAACTTCTACTACCTGAATAGGAGCCTGAATTTGTTGTAGCCAATCTTGAGAATTGATTAATTTGGATTGTGTTTGTTGGAATTGAGTTTGGTAATTTTCTAACTGCTGTTGCTTTTGTTGAAGTTGTGTTTGACACTGCTGAAGTTGAGTTTTGGTTTGTTGCAGTTGAAGTTGTTTTTCTCCCAATTCTATTTGAAAACCTTGATTAATTTGGAGTTGTGCTAAAGCTCGTTTTAGTTCTAGCTGGGATTGTTGTAATTGAATTTTTAAACTATTTAGTTCAGATTCTGTTTGGTTAGATTTAATTTTTGTCGATTCTATTTGTCGCTGATATTTATCTAAAATACCATTTGAAAGCCAATTAGATAATTTTAATCGCCAACTCAAAATTTTCGCTCCTTCTGCAACCTGCACTTAATAGTTTTAAGTCGGTCTAATTTTATCTTATCGCTTAGTCGATTTCTATAATAGCGATCACTCGTTGCGCTTCGGCTTTGCCGAGACCGCAATCAAGTAGTGATAATTGATCATGTATTAATTAATGTTTAATTCTTTCAAGAAATATTTTTTTTTATCGACGATACTAGCAATCTGTTGTTAATTTTGGGCTGAATTTTGCTTCTTGAAAGTTTTTACAGAGATCATGGAAACATTTAGCTGAAATTAATCCGAATTATTAACTAAAAATCTCGTATTTTCACGCAAGTAATTTTTACCGCACTTTCAATAAAATTACTGTGGTTTCAGGCTGAATTTTATTCCTTTCTCTTCGCTATCTCAGCTTAATTATGTTTGATCGTCTGAAAAATTTGTTGAATTCTGCTGCTTTTGTCAACACGTTGGTTGGACGGGGCGTACAATCAAGTTCGGAGGACAACCCCTCACAAGCTGGGGTTGCTCCAATTTCTC includes these proteins:
- a CDS encoding TPR repeat-containing protein, whose protein sequence is MSVQNISQASQKLSIQECLDRGALLIKEGNIQQAIEIYQQGLSYHTNSASIYFKLGIALLEQGNLSEAYENFYKSVALEADFHWGHYGLGLFFAQQGKLSEAVDAYQQALTLNPDDFLIHQKLGEIFLEQNQLDLAEQHFLEVIKLNDNFHWAYYRLGQVYERLSKLDEAKNCFLKTIEIEPDFQLAKKHLASESFEEIIKKANSDFENQQFQKALTMYEVSLAFNPNHYHSMLRKGECLFRLKRYSDAEQTLLIVNQKFGDQFWLLICLGEVYFHQSKIKEAIVSFEKAINIDNKNLWCWHLLGKSYQAINEYQQALACFNQVVEIDSNNALGYLGLAELEKEQGNKSEAQVYWCKAIEYQPHNKWSYISLGYSYLEDKKNEQAEDIFNQALSFFGEDFDVIFAAAHAYLSKRDWHKSAQMLEQALAICPNNEEVKVRLLELYCYSGDLNKAKDYFNSLTITTVPPNSYYQAVAKLFCELGEWEKAFDFAAEAILKEPTNIHNHSLFIKVVRKSKKFKEALNVIEQELDNPEIRTNFLLIKTAILEQLIEPINEARQCLSLIKQENSCSRDLVICENRLRLKENIFSDQLSQVESIKTKIFYCTDKAYSLPTLVSIFSLHKHNKHKLKNNPIYVVADEPTLKLIKEAYQVLAQNLNLIIEFIDIESLFKGLSDYNLTTGYGVFTGGDSLSRTAYYRLFFGQVLNDISPNSRWLYIDSDTIILDSLEEIDYLDFNGYPIAARRERLKSEIEEAIKTNNLKSGRYYNSGVIAFDSNHPKLTDLLNKAVRIAVEEGHKLLYHDQCALNIAFDGQIADLSPRFNDFYPPYDQRTFDELMLRDQSLIIHLLDRPKPWDSLNKHQGSILWFQLLEDMSRFLPTKYMYELFEVLQSSI
- a CDS encoding TPR repeat-containing protein — translated: MVTNNKSIEKAKANFEKGNELKEQGNFEESIQSYQQAIKIKPNYTQPLPKLAEIYESQQNWSEAVKCYQRMIGLNPVNHAPYLKLAKVLQQQNKIHGAIAAYQEAIELKPDLPAQVYKQLGDLLLQERDEVEVAIGYYQKAVELNSKWNAGFYTKYANTLMKQKRFDEAIAYYQKVIQLKPDLAKAYLSLGDALFKKGQLDEAMASYQKAIQLQPNFVGAYKKLGDIFKHKDHLDTAIRCYQKAIEIKPDATYIFRLLGDILKQQGKEQEAEQYYARATQ